The following are from one region of the Salvia splendens isolate huo1 chromosome 2, SspV2, whole genome shotgun sequence genome:
- the LOC121792605 gene encoding NAD-dependent malic enzyme 62 kDa isoform, mitochondrial, with protein MGNFSRQMALSSALLKRLQSRRGALNSGAARSFTTTEGHRPTIIHKRSLDILHDPWFNKGTAFSMTERDRLDLRGLLPPNVMSPEQQIERFMADLKRLEKSARDGPSDPYSLAKWRILNRLHDRNETMYYKVLIDNIAEYAPIVYTPTVGLVCQKYSGLFRRPRGMYFSAQDRGEMMSMVYNWPAEQVDMIVVTDGSRILGLGDLGVQGIGIAIGKLDLYVAAAGINPQRVLPVMIDVGTNNEELLKDPLYLGLQEHRLDGEEYLEVIDEFMEAVFTRWPHVIVQFEDFQSKWAFNLLQRYRKEYRMFNDDVQGTAGVALAGLLGAVRAQGRPMIDFPKMKIVVAGAGSAGIGVLNAARKTMSRMLGDTEIAFESARSQFWVVDANGLITEAREHIDPDARSFARRVKEIERQGLREGASLAEVVRQVKPDVLLGLSAVGGLFSKEVLEALKESTSTRPAIFAMSNPTKNAECTPEEAFSIVGDHIIFGSGSPFSNVDLGNGNIGHCNQANNMFLFPGIGLGTLLSGSKIISDGMLQAAAECLAEYMTEEEVHKGIIYPSISRIRDITKEVAAAVITEAIEEDLVEGYREMDARELQKLNQDEIRTYIQNNMWNPDYTKLVYKKG; from the exons ATGGGGAATTTCTCTCGCCAAATGGCGCTTTCGTCGGCGCTTTTGAAGCGCTTGCAATCGCGCCGGGGAGCTCTCAATTCGGGCGCCGCGAGATCTTTTACGACGACGGAGGGACACCGCCCGACCATAATTCACAAGCGCAGCTTGGATATTCTCCACGATCCGTGGTTCAACAAG GGAACTGCATTTTCGATGACAGAACGTGATCGTCTTGACCTCCGCGGGTTACTGCCTCCAAATGTCATGAGTCCTGAACAACAAATCGAGCGCTTTA tGGCCGATCTGAAGAGGCTTGAGAAGAGTGCTAGAGATGGACCATCCGATCCATACAGTTTGGCTAAGTGGCGAATTCTCAACCGGTTGCATGATAGAAATGAGACAATGTATTATAAG GTTCTTATCGACAACATCGCGGAATATGCACCAATAGTCTATACGCCTACAGTTGGTCTTGTTTGTCAGAAGTACAGCGGCCTATTTAGGCGGCCTAGGGGCATGTATTTTAGTGCACAAGATCGTGGTGAGATGATGTCAATGGTTTACAACTGGCCAGCAGAACAG GTGGATATGATTGTTGTAACAGATGGAAGCAGGATACTGGGTCTTGGAGATCTAGGAGTTCAGGGAATTGGAATTGCTATAGGAAAGTTGGATCTTTATGTTGCTGCTGCAGGGATAAACCCACAGAGA GTACTTCCTGTCATGATTGATGTTGGAACCAACAATGAGGAGCTTCTGAAAGACCCCTTGT ATTTGGGATTGCAAGAACATCGCCTTGATGGAGAGGAGTATCTTGAAGTTATTGACGAATTCATGGAAGCTGTTTTTACCCGTTGGCCTCATGTGATTGTCCAG TTTGAAGATTTTCAAAGTAAGTGGGCCTTTAACCTACTGCAGCGTTATAGGAAAGAGTACAGAATGTTCAATGATGACGTTCAG GGAACAGCAGGGGTCGCTCTTGCTGGTCTTCTGGGAGCAGTCAGAGCACAAGGAAGACCTATGATTGactttcctaaaatgaaaattgtAGTTGCTGGTGCTGGAAG TGCTGGAATAGGTGTCCTCAACGCTGCAAGGAAAACAATGTCAAGAATGCTAGGAGACACCGAGATTGCTTTTGAAAGTGCTAGGAGTCAATTTTGGGTTGTCGATGCTAAT GGGCTTATAACGGAAGCTCGTGAACATATTGATCCAGATGCCCGTTCATTTGCTCGAAGGGTCAAAGAGATTGAGCGTCAAGGGCTGAGAGAAGGGGCTAGCCTTGCGGAAGTG GTAAGGCAAGTAAAGCCAGATGTACTTCTTGGGTTGTCAGCTGTTGGAGGTTTGTTCTCAAAAGAG GTGTTAGAAGCTCTCAAAGAGTCAACTTCTACTAGACCCGCAATATTCGCTATGTCTAACCCTACTAAAAATG CTGAGTGCACTCCGGAGGAAGCATTTTCCATAGTTGGTGACCACATCATATTTGGAAGTGGAAGCCCATTCAGTAACGTTGACCTTG GGAATGGGAATATTGGCCACTGCAATCAGGCAAATAACATGTTCCTTTTTCCCGG GATTGGACTTGGAACACTTCTATCTGGATCTAAGATCATTTCAGATGGGATGCTACAGGCTGCAGCTGAATG CCTAGCTGAATATATGACCGAGGAAGAGGTTCATAAAGGGATTATCTATCCGTCGATTTCCAG AATACGTGATATTACCAAGGAAGTAGCTGCAGCAGTGATTACAGAAGCCATAGAAGAAGACCTGGTAGAAGGATATCGTGAGATGGATGCAAGGGAACTGCAGAAACTCAACCAG GATGAAATTAGAACTTACATACAGAACAATATGTGGAATCCTGATTACACGAAGCTGGTATATAAGAAGGGTTGA